A genomic window from Candidatus Pelagisphaera phototrophica includes:
- the menB gene encoding 1,4-dihydroxy-2-naphthoyl-CoA synthase, with protein sequence MSKADWQSVKDYEDIRYEKWQGIAKITINRPEKRNAFRPQTVFEMFEAFCDAREDQSIAAILLTGAGPHTDGKYAFCSGGDQGVRGHAGYVGADGVPRLNVLDLQKLIRSIPKVVIALVSGYAIGGGHVLHVICDMTIAADNAIFGQTGPKVGSFDGGFGASYLASIVGQKKAREIWYLCRQYNAQEALGMGLVNKVVPVEELEEEGIQWATEVVEKSPIAIRCLKSAFNADLDGQAGIQELAGNATYLYYMTEEGTEGKQAFLEKRKPDFSKYPWMP encoded by the coding sequence ATGTCAAAAGCAGACTGGCAAAGTGTAAAAGACTACGAAGACATTCGCTATGAGAAGTGGCAGGGCATAGCGAAGATCACGATCAATCGGCCGGAAAAACGAAATGCGTTCCGTCCTCAGACCGTGTTTGAGATGTTCGAAGCGTTTTGCGACGCCAGGGAAGACCAGTCGATCGCAGCGATTTTGCTCACCGGAGCCGGTCCACATACTGATGGCAAATACGCGTTTTGCTCGGGTGGCGATCAAGGAGTTCGCGGGCATGCTGGATACGTAGGAGCAGATGGTGTTCCGCGATTGAATGTGCTGGATCTGCAGAAGCTTATTCGCTCAATTCCCAAGGTGGTGATCGCCTTGGTGTCGGGATATGCGATCGGAGGAGGGCATGTACTGCACGTTATTTGTGATATGACGATTGCCGCCGACAACGCAATTTTTGGCCAAACCGGTCCTAAGGTTGGAAGCTTTGATGGTGGTTTTGGTGCGAGCTATTTAGCCAGTATTGTGGGTCAGAAAAAGGCCCGTGAGATTTGGTATTTATGTCGGCAATACAATGCTCAGGAGGCTTTGGGCATGGGGTTGGTCAATAAAGTCGTTCCTGTGGAAGAGCTTGAGGAAGAAGGAATCCAATGGGCGACAGAAGTGGTGGAAAAGAGTCCCATCGCGATTCGCTGCTTGAAGTCCGCCTTTAATGCGGATCTGGACGGTCAAGCAGGGATTCAAGAACTAGCGGGAAACGCGACCTACTTGTACTACATGACCGAAGAGGGAACGGAAGGAAAGCAGGCCTTTTTAGAAAAACGGAAGCCGGATTTTTCCAAATATCCTTGGATGCCTTAA
- a CDS encoding aminopeptidase codes for MLDPRLSQLARNLTSYSTRLDPGEKVLIDAFDVPDEMIVELLRATRACGAIPYVNLNHARVTREFALEATEDQMRIHGAIELQRMKSMDAYIALRGSMNIFESSDVSAEQVKMVSEVMKPVLDWRVNHTKWVVLRWPTPSMAQQAMMSTEAFEDFFFNVCTLDHSRMEEGSNQLASLMRETDRVEIKGNGTDLSFSIKGINAIACVGTHNIPDGEVFSCPIRDSVEGVIQYNAPTVYQGVSFDDIRLEFKEGKIVDAQSSNTTRLNEILDSDIGARYIGEFAIGFNPYIREPMRDILFDEKIGGSFHFTPGQAYEEADNGNKSQVHWDMVCIQRTDYGGGEIWFDGDLIRKDGIFVRDSLKSLNPENLL; via the coding sequence ATGCTCGATCCTAGGCTCTCCCAACTAGCGCGAAATTTGACCTCGTACTCCACTCGATTGGACCCGGGCGAAAAAGTGTTGATTGATGCTTTTGATGTCCCCGACGAGATGATCGTCGAATTGCTGCGTGCGACCAGAGCCTGCGGGGCCATCCCTTACGTGAACCTGAACCACGCTAGAGTTACCCGGGAATTTGCACTCGAGGCGACGGAGGACCAGATGCGTATCCATGGAGCCATAGAGCTACAGCGGATGAAGTCGATGGACGCCTATATCGCGCTCAGAGGTTCGATGAACATCTTTGAGTCCTCTGATGTTTCTGCCGAGCAAGTTAAGATGGTTTCCGAGGTGATGAAGCCTGTTTTGGACTGGAGGGTCAACCATACGAAATGGGTTGTATTGCGATGGCCAACGCCATCCATGGCACAGCAGGCGATGATGAGTACAGAGGCCTTCGAAGACTTCTTTTTCAACGTGTGCACCCTTGACCATAGTCGCATGGAAGAAGGAAGTAATCAGCTTGCCTCTTTGATGAGAGAGACCGATCGGGTGGAAATAAAGGGTAATGGAACCGATCTCTCGTTTTCCATAAAAGGGATAAATGCTATCGCTTGTGTCGGTACGCACAACATTCCCGACGGTGAGGTTTTCTCATGTCCCATACGAGACAGTGTTGAAGGTGTTATTCAATACAACGCTCCCACTGTCTACCAAGGGGTGTCCTTTGACGACATTCGGCTAGAATTCAAAGAGGGAAAGATTGTGGATGCCCAATCGAGCAACACAACTCGCCTAAACGAGATTCTAGACTCTGATATTGGAGCCAGGTACATCGGCGAATTCGCCATTGGATTCAATCCCTACATTCGGGAGCCCATGCGCGACATTCTCTTTGATGAGAAGATCGGAGGATCTTTTCACTTTACTCCGGGACAGGCCTATGAGGAAGCGGATAACGGAAACAAATCTCAAGTTCACTGGGACATGGTTTGTATACAGCGAACAGATTATGGCGGAGGCGAGATATGGTTTGACGGTGATTTGATTCGAAAAGATGGAATTTTCGTCCGAGATTCATTGAAATCGTTGAATCCTGAAAACCTCCTGTAG
- the lpxK gene encoding tetraacyldisaccharide 4'-kinase: protein MAISRFRKTLSRIEEFAVDVFYDRRRGKRAFALGLFLYGLSLIFGFLARLRLFLYEKRILKDQPLGCLVVVVGNLTVGGTGKTPVVEKFARSLQQRGRRVAILSRGYKSKNITKESRLQKLWRTFVTGEEPPPPKIVSDGETVLLDSEFAGDEPYMLARNLPGVIVLVDKDRVKSGTYAIKRFGCDTLVLDDGFQYLPLKGRLNLLLVDKSNPFGNRHLMPRGILREPVRHLKRASYVFLTKSDGVPDRELEALIQKHNPGVDVIECAHKPQFLQEVNGEKRLPLDELLQKRIGAFSGIAVPESFEGFLCDFGADLIYTKRFLDHHRFDTEELHEIFKEAAAANLDFIITTEKDAVRIPKDTDFPLPLYFLRLEIEILRGVNDFDAAVSKICFPEEGRRRFAVKSS, encoded by the coding sequence ATGGCGATTTCACGTTTTAGAAAAACGCTTTCTCGAATCGAGGAGTTTGCGGTCGATGTTTTTTATGATCGGCGGCGGGGTAAGAGAGCGTTCGCTCTAGGCCTATTTCTTTATGGGCTTTCCCTGATCTTCGGATTTTTGGCGCGTCTTCGTCTCTTTCTCTACGAGAAACGGATTTTGAAGGACCAGCCCTTGGGCTGCCTAGTGGTTGTCGTTGGCAATCTCACGGTAGGGGGAACCGGTAAAACTCCGGTTGTGGAGAAATTTGCCCGTTCGCTTCAGCAAAGGGGAAGGCGAGTGGCTATTCTGAGTCGAGGGTACAAGAGCAAAAACATAACGAAAGAGTCCCGCTTGCAAAAACTCTGGAGGACGTTTGTAACCGGAGAGGAACCCCCGCCGCCTAAAATTGTAAGCGATGGCGAGACCGTTCTACTCGATTCTGAATTCGCGGGCGATGAGCCTTACATGTTGGCAAGAAATCTTCCGGGAGTGATCGTCCTCGTCGATAAAGACCGAGTGAAGAGTGGAACTTACGCGATAAAGCGATTTGGATGCGACACTTTGGTTTTGGACGACGGGTTTCAGTACTTGCCCTTGAAAGGGCGTCTCAATCTCCTCCTTGTGGATAAGAGCAACCCTTTTGGGAATCGGCATCTAATGCCGCGCGGCATCCTTCGCGAGCCAGTGAGGCATTTAAAGCGAGCGTCGTACGTGTTTCTAACAAAATCAGATGGCGTACCGGATCGAGAACTGGAGGCGTTGATACAGAAGCATAATCCGGGAGTGGATGTGATCGAGTGTGCTCACAAGCCGCAATTCCTTCAGGAGGTCAACGGAGAAAAACGATTGCCATTGGATGAACTTTTGCAGAAAAGAATAGGAGCGTTTAGTGGTATAGCGGTTCCGGAAAGCTTCGAAGGTTTCCTGTGCGATTTCGGAGCGGATCTAATCTACACAAAGCGTTTTCTGGATCACCACAGATTTGATACAGAGGAACTCCACGAAATTTTCAAAGAAGCAGCAGCCGCGAATTTGGATTTCATTATTACGACCGAAAAAGATGCGGTGCGAATTCCCAAAGACACAGACTTTCCATTACCTCTATACTTCTTGAGATTGGAGATCGAGATACTGCGCGGTGTGAACGATTTCGACGCGGCCGTATCCAAGATTTGTTTTCCCGAGGAGGGAAGACGGAGATTTGCGGTCAAGTCGAGCTAG
- a CDS encoding RluA family pseudouridine synthase, with protein MSNRITEFVVPEGTNKIRADKLLADSFPEHSRSDFHRAFDALLVRLEGQPISKNRKISQGDVLVFEMPEIQECNMDPVDLNLSAVYEDEYLVVIDKPAGLITHPGAGAPETTLAHGLLFHCKGELSGIGGVERPGIVHRLDRDTSGLIVAAKTDVAHRQLGELFHSRSLVKEYLAVAKGRPELISGSIRKPIERNPTQRHKMRVCQEGHGREAHTDWKLEGLYQGGYSLLRCRIHTGRTHQIRVHLRSLGFPILGDVVYGYRALPFLPAVPSRVMLHSAHLAFEHPITGESLDLNAPLPEVFEPFVDASLRLD; from the coding sequence TTGAGTAATCGTATCACAGAATTCGTCGTGCCTGAGGGAACGAATAAAATCCGTGCAGACAAACTGCTGGCGGATTCATTCCCTGAGCACAGCCGCTCAGATTTTCATCGGGCGTTTGATGCGTTGCTTGTGCGATTAGAAGGGCAGCCCATATCGAAGAATCGGAAAATTTCACAGGGGGATGTGCTGGTTTTCGAAATGCCAGAGATCCAAGAGTGCAACATGGATCCCGTGGATCTGAATCTTAGTGCTGTATACGAAGACGAGTACCTGGTGGTCATTGATAAGCCTGCTGGGCTTATTACTCACCCGGGGGCTGGGGCTCCTGAAACGACACTAGCTCACGGTCTGCTTTTCCACTGTAAGGGCGAACTTAGTGGGATCGGTGGGGTGGAAAGACCGGGAATCGTCCACCGTTTGGACCGGGATACTAGTGGTTTGATAGTGGCAGCCAAGACGGATGTCGCCCATAGGCAACTAGGTGAATTGTTTCATTCGCGATCACTGGTCAAAGAATATCTGGCGGTAGCTAAAGGTCGACCAGAACTGATTAGTGGTTCCATTCGAAAGCCCATCGAAAGAAATCCGACACAGAGGCATAAGATGAGAGTTTGTCAGGAAGGGCATGGGAGAGAAGCCCATACGGATTGGAAGCTGGAGGGGCTTTATCAGGGGGGATATTCGTTGCTAAGATGCCGTATCCACACAGGAAGGACGCATCAGATTCGCGTACACTTGAGAAGTCTGGGTTTTCCGATCCTCGGCGATGTGGTATACGGGTATCGGGCTCTGCCGTTTTTACCAGCGGTACCGAGTCGGGTTATGTTGCACAGCGCTCACTTGGCGTTTGAACATCCGATTACGGGTGAATCACTAGATTTAAATGCGCCTCTGCCAGAAGTGTTTGAGCCCTTTGTAGACGCCAGCCTGCGGCTGGACTAG
- a CDS encoding diaminopimelate decarboxylase, translated as MLTMQAASFLNPETAFRVRDEIGTPCYVYDEASLRSVAAKVSDFPNAFGLTARFAMKACPNANILRLFKSIGLKIDASSIYEAERAVAAGFDASDISLSTQEFPTDDRLLSLVAKGMMVNACSLHQLERYGMLFPNAKVGLRFNPGLGSGGTQRTNVGGPASSFGIWFEDIDKVKKIVSGHGLEVFRIHTHIGSGSDPEVWVKAVGLSLNLVRSFDAVTVLNLGGGYKVGRMPDEETTDLQAIGAPMREAFERFQSETGRKLHLEIEPGTYLMANSCVLISTVQDLTSTGEDGYDFIKLDTGMTENVRPSMYGAQHPMELLAFDGDTREAHTYVITGHCCESGDILTPAPGDAEALLPRKLVDAKIGDILAIGGAGAYCAAMSTKNYNSFPECPEVMLRLDGSLSVMRKRQTLEQILANETEISF; from the coding sequence ATTTTAACTATGCAAGCTGCATCATTTTTAAATCCTGAAACTGCTTTTCGTGTTCGCGATGAGATCGGAACCCCATGTTACGTTTACGACGAAGCTTCATTGCGTTCCGTCGCGGCTAAGGTATCGGATTTTCCCAATGCCTTTGGGCTGACAGCTCGGTTTGCCATGAAGGCCTGTCCGAATGCAAACATACTCCGATTGTTCAAATCGATAGGATTGAAAATCGATGCGAGTTCAATTTACGAAGCGGAAAGAGCGGTCGCCGCTGGATTCGACGCGTCAGATATTTCTCTAAGCACGCAGGAATTTCCAACGGATGATCGCCTATTGTCCCTCGTTGCAAAGGGCATGATGGTCAACGCTTGCTCGCTTCACCAACTCGAGCGATACGGAATGCTTTTCCCGAATGCCAAAGTGGGGTTACGCTTCAATCCCGGTCTGGGTTCGGGGGGCACGCAACGAACCAACGTGGGTGGTCCCGCTTCGAGCTTCGGAATTTGGTTTGAAGACATAGACAAAGTTAAAAAGATCGTATCGGGACATGGCTTGGAGGTATTTCGCATTCATACCCACATTGGGAGCGGAAGTGATCCCGAAGTTTGGGTTAAGGCAGTGGGATTAAGTTTAAATCTCGTCCGATCTTTTGATGCGGTCACTGTTCTGAATCTTGGCGGTGGCTACAAAGTGGGTAGAATGCCAGACGAGGAAACGACTGATCTGCAAGCTATCGGTGCCCCCATGCGTGAGGCGTTTGAGCGTTTTCAGTCTGAAACGGGCCGCAAATTGCATCTCGAAATTGAACCGGGCACTTACTTGATGGCCAATAGTTGCGTACTCATATCAACGGTTCAGGATCTCACATCGACAGGGGAAGATGGATACGATTTTATCAAGCTGGATACCGGCATGACTGAGAATGTGCGTCCTTCGATGTACGGCGCACAGCATCCTATGGAGCTGTTGGCATTCGATGGAGATACGCGTGAAGCGCACACTTACGTGATCACAGGTCATTGCTGTGAATCAGGCGATATTCTGACTCCTGCTCCTGGAGATGCAGAAGCGCTCCTTCCTCGGAAGTTGGTCGATGCAAAAATTGGAGATATTCTGGCGATTGGCGGTGCGGGTGCCTACTGCGCTGCCATGTCGACGAAGAACTACAATTCCTTTCCAGAGTGTCCTGAGGTGATGCTTCGACTCGACGGAAGCCTAAGTGTAATGCGAAAGCGTCAGACTCTAGAACAAATTCTGGCCAACGAAACTGAAATTTCATTCTAA
- a CDS encoding UDP-glucose 6-dehydrogenase, with amino-acid sequence MKICCLGAGYVGGPTMAMIAHKCPHITVTVADINEARIAAWNSDELPVFEPGLDEIVMSSRGTNLFFTTDKVTAIREADVIFVSVGTPTKTYGAAAGRAADLKYVELCARDIAAHSDRSKIVVEKSTIPVRTAESLKAVLCANSSDSISFQVLSNPEFLAEGTAMEDLDDPDRVLIGGEETPEGKAAMETLAGVYATWISRDKIIQTNLWSSELSKLVANAFLAQRISSINSISALCEETGANVDEVASAIGKDSRIGSKFLKSSVGFGGSCFQKDLLNLVYLCEHFGLPEVAQYWRSVIGMNDWQKRRFSNRIINSLFNTVNGKRIAILGFAFKKDTNDTRESPAIYVGRDLLEEEASLAIYDPKVTSDQIYLDLGAKSEPNHEEKIEVCSDAYEAVEGAHALAILTEWDEFRDLDYRKIYDRMMKPAFIFDGRNIANRKELIDIGFNVYAIGR; translated from the coding sequence ATGAAAATTTGTTGTTTAGGAGCGGGTTACGTAGGTGGTCCAACTATGGCGATGATCGCTCACAAGTGTCCTCATATTACAGTTACGGTTGCGGACATTAACGAAGCCAGGATCGCCGCTTGGAATTCGGACGAGCTTCCTGTTTTTGAGCCGGGATTGGATGAGATCGTAATGTCGTCCCGTGGCACAAATTTGTTTTTTACGACTGACAAGGTGACCGCAATCCGCGAGGCCGACGTCATCTTCGTAAGTGTCGGAACTCCTACAAAAACCTACGGTGCGGCTGCGGGCAGGGCGGCAGATCTGAAATATGTCGAACTTTGCGCCCGTGACATCGCGGCACACTCAGACAGATCAAAAATTGTTGTAGAAAAATCAACGATTCCCGTAAGGACTGCAGAGTCGTTGAAAGCGGTACTTTGTGCTAATTCTAGCGACAGCATTAGTTTTCAGGTGCTTTCCAATCCTGAATTTCTTGCGGAAGGTACGGCCATGGAGGACCTTGACGATCCAGATCGCGTTCTTATCGGGGGTGAGGAAACGCCTGAAGGTAAGGCGGCGATGGAAACCCTGGCAGGTGTATATGCAACTTGGATTTCGAGGGATAAAATTATTCAAACCAATTTATGGTCATCTGAATTGTCAAAGCTGGTGGCGAATGCCTTTCTAGCCCAGAGAATTTCCAGCATTAATTCAATATCTGCCTTGTGCGAGGAAACGGGAGCGAATGTGGATGAAGTAGCCTCTGCGATCGGTAAGGATTCCAGAATTGGGTCAAAATTCTTGAAGTCGTCAGTCGGGTTTGGCGGGTCCTGTTTCCAGAAAGACCTGCTCAATTTGGTTTATTTGTGTGAACATTTTGGGCTTCCAGAAGTAGCGCAATACTGGAGATCTGTCATCGGTATGAATGACTGGCAAAAGCGGCGATTCTCCAATCGTATTATTAATTCACTCTTCAACACCGTTAACGGCAAGCGGATAGCGATTCTTGGATTTGCGTTCAAAAAAGATACAAATGACACGCGGGAATCGCCTGCAATATATGTCGGTCGGGATCTTCTTGAAGAGGAAGCCAGCTTGGCGATTTATGATCCGAAAGTGACCTCGGATCAAATCTATTTAGACCTCGGAGCGAAGAGTGAGCCCAACCATGAAGAAAAAATTGAAGTCTGCAGTGACGCCTACGAGGCAGTTGAAGGGGCTCATGCACTAGCGATATTAACCGAGTGGGATGAATTCCGGGATCTGGATTATCGAAAAATCTACGACCGCATGATGAAACCCGCCTTCATTTTCGACGGGCGAAATATCGCGAATCGAAAAGAGCTAATTGATATTGGTTTTAACGTCTACGCAATTGGCAGGTAG
- a CDS encoding inositol monophosphatase family protein, producing the protein MFQKIEERIAAGRSIVEEQAKFFESRFGRVDSQWKYDGSRVTEADLNISNALQRQLKGQFSEDLFLSEETDPEKGTVVLDTEYTWLVDPIDGTNNFARGIPACAISLALLKDGVPVYGIIYDHMSRSLIHGGPGAGVFVGDRKIQVSFESPSAQSIVGAQHCEIGERESDDRALQRMFKIRNLGSSAIQLAYVAVGWLDGVVAHRVNSWDIAAGVALIREVKGDIKYFDSDPFPLMQFDVKKPPFGYAAGSPAILEQILAAMDR; encoded by the coding sequence ATGTTCCAAAAAATTGAAGAAAGGATAGCGGCAGGTCGCTCGATTGTAGAGGAGCAAGCTAAGTTTTTTGAAAGCCGTTTTGGACGAGTCGATAGCCAGTGGAAGTACGATGGTTCTAGGGTGACCGAGGCGGATCTGAATATTTCCAATGCGTTGCAGAGGCAGTTGAAAGGCCAATTTTCTGAAGATCTGTTCCTGAGTGAGGAGACTGATCCGGAGAAGGGAACCGTTGTTTTAGATACTGAATACACATGGCTTGTTGATCCCATTGACGGAACAAATAATTTCGCTCGAGGAATTCCTGCCTGCGCTATCTCGTTGGCTCTGCTTAAGGACGGGGTTCCCGTTTATGGTATTATTTATGACCACATGTCACGATCGCTTATCCATGGAGGCCCTGGAGCCGGGGTCTTCGTTGGAGACCGAAAAATTCAGGTATCTTTTGAATCCCCCTCAGCTCAGAGCATCGTGGGGGCGCAGCATTGCGAGATTGGCGAAAGAGAGAGTGATGATCGCGCTTTGCAGCGAATGTTTAAGATACGTAATTTGGGTAGTAGCGCGATCCAATTGGCCTATGTCGCAGTCGGCTGGCTGGATGGGGTCGTCGCACATCGGGTCAATTCATGGGACATTGCAGCAGGGGTTGCATTGATTCGGGAGGTGAAGGGCGATATCAAATATTTTGATTCAGACCCATTTCCTTTAATGCAATTTGACGTTAAGAAGCCACCGTTTGGCTATGCTGCCGGTTCTCCTGCTATATTAGAGCAGATACTTGCCGCGATGGACCGATAA
- a CDS encoding DNA topoisomerase III, with the protein MKSLVIAEKPSVAKDLCKALGGKFAKQDDHFENDDYIVTSAVGHIVELCMPEDYDKRDAFWRLANLPIIPSTFKLKPIERTESKYKGVKKLINRKDVDTIINACDAGREGELIFSYLYKLSKSKKPVKRLWMLSMTPSSIKEAFQNMKSGDEMKNLAEAAQSRSEADWLIGINCTRGVTKRLYGSRAGNVAGVGRVQTPTLGMVVEREREIEKFKPRDYWQIVVEFQISNGIYQGTYQKPDFKKSDDQHDRIDRIWAENAANAIVESVKNGGKATVSDETKKSRQAAPRLYDLTTLQREANNRFGYPARRTLQLAQALYEKHKMITYPRTDSKALPEDYPETCARTLKSLGDDLADHARKVVARNWINPSNKRVFNNKQISDHFAIIPTPESSKKLNDDEAKIYDMIARRFISIFYPSAEFDVTTRFSEVETHIFKTEGKVLIAPGWLEVYGKSVLKADPETLPALSDADGNPPQSSISDTECKYEQTRPPARYTEATLLSAMESAGKLVEDDELAEAMKESGLGTPATRATIIERLIAERYMERDHRSLAPTPKAETLLDFLAAIKADALTKPALTGEWEFKLHKIEDGELDSKTFMKEIVSMTKDVVESIKSYEENEDDLSPSDLVSPYDGEPLFESLRAYRTKDNSFAIYKIIGNRKMDKEELRELLDKKRIGPIDGFRSKRGKHYSAYLNLDDETKRVKFDFGNGGEQGGEIDFSALTPFAKCPSTGGDIYETANAYVVKVPDHKSDANPIRISRKILDREIPREQVIKLLETGKTDLLDKFWSKRTKRPFDAYLVINDTGQTNFEFPPRAPKKAAKKVAKKKTAPKT; encoded by the coding sequence ATGAAGTCCCTTGTAATTGCCGAGAAACCCAGTGTCGCCAAAGACCTCTGCAAAGCTTTAGGTGGCAAGTTCGCGAAGCAGGACGATCACTTTGAAAACGACGACTACATCGTTACTTCCGCAGTGGGGCACATCGTCGAGCTTTGCATGCCCGAAGACTATGACAAACGAGATGCCTTCTGGAGACTCGCAAATCTACCGATCATTCCCTCCACATTTAAGCTAAAGCCAATCGAAAGGACCGAATCCAAATACAAGGGGGTAAAGAAACTCATCAACCGCAAAGACGTTGACACCATCATCAACGCTTGTGACGCCGGCCGTGAGGGAGAGCTCATCTTCAGCTACTTGTACAAACTTTCGAAAAGCAAAAAACCAGTAAAACGACTTTGGATGCTCTCGATGACACCCTCTAGTATTAAAGAGGCATTCCAAAACATGAAATCGGGAGATGAGATGAAAAATCTCGCCGAAGCGGCACAGTCACGATCGGAAGCGGATTGGCTCATTGGAATCAACTGTACTCGCGGAGTGACGAAGCGACTATACGGATCTCGAGCCGGAAATGTAGCAGGCGTTGGTCGCGTACAAACACCTACGTTGGGCATGGTCGTAGAACGCGAGCGTGAAATAGAGAAGTTCAAGCCAAGAGACTACTGGCAAATCGTCGTAGAATTCCAAATCTCTAATGGCATCTACCAAGGAACCTATCAAAAGCCGGACTTCAAGAAATCAGATGACCAGCATGATCGAATCGATCGTATTTGGGCAGAGAACGCAGCCAATGCAATCGTCGAATCGGTCAAGAACGGTGGGAAAGCCACCGTCTCAGACGAGACAAAGAAGTCCCGTCAAGCCGCGCCCCGCCTTTACGACCTAACCACACTGCAACGTGAAGCCAACAACCGCTTTGGCTATCCCGCTCGTCGCACTCTCCAGCTTGCTCAAGCGCTCTACGAAAAGCACAAGATGATCACGTACCCGCGTACGGACTCTAAAGCTCTCCCAGAGGACTATCCTGAAACCTGCGCAAGGACTCTCAAGAGTCTGGGCGACGATCTAGCCGACCACGCAAGAAAGGTTGTCGCCAGAAACTGGATAAACCCTTCCAATAAACGAGTCTTCAATAACAAGCAGATCTCTGATCACTTCGCCATTATTCCAACTCCTGAGAGCTCGAAAAAGCTAAACGATGACGAAGCAAAGATTTACGACATGATCGCCCGTCGTTTTATCTCAATCTTCTATCCATCTGCCGAATTCGATGTTACGACGCGTTTCAGTGAGGTAGAAACTCACATTTTTAAGACTGAAGGCAAAGTTCTCATCGCCCCTGGTTGGCTGGAAGTTTACGGGAAGTCGGTTCTCAAAGCGGACCCTGAAACCCTCCCTGCACTGAGTGATGCTGATGGAAACCCTCCCCAATCAAGTATTTCGGATACCGAGTGCAAATACGAACAGACAAGGCCACCCGCCCGATACACGGAAGCCACTCTGCTTTCTGCGATGGAAAGCGCCGGTAAGCTTGTCGAGGATGATGAACTTGCAGAGGCTATGAAGGAAAGCGGGTTGGGAACTCCCGCAACTCGAGCAACCATTATAGAGCGATTGATCGCCGAAAGATACATGGAGCGGGATCATCGGTCACTCGCCCCAACACCAAAAGCGGAAACCCTCCTCGACTTCCTCGCGGCAATCAAAGCAGACGCTTTAACTAAGCCTGCACTCACCGGAGAGTGGGAATTCAAACTACATAAAATCGAGGACGGCGAACTCGACAGCAAGACCTTCATGAAAGAGATCGTCTCGATGACTAAAGACGTAGTCGAGAGCATCAAATCGTATGAAGAGAACGAAGACGACTTATCGCCCAGTGACTTAGTATCACCCTATGATGGCGAGCCACTTTTCGAATCGCTAAGAGCCTACCGAACCAAGGACAACTCTTTCGCAATCTACAAAATCATAGGAAATCGAAAGATGGATAAAGAGGAGCTGCGCGAACTTCTTGACAAGAAACGCATTGGCCCAATCGACGGCTTTCGTTCGAAACGCGGCAAGCACTATAGCGCCTACCTTAATCTTGACGATGAGACCAAGCGAGTTAAGTTCGACTTCGGCAACGGAGGTGAACAGGGCGGTGAAATCGATTTTTCAGCACTGACCCCTTTCGCCAAGTGCCCAAGTACGGGCGGGGATATTTACGAGACTGCCAATGCCTACGTGGTAAAGGTTCCGGACCATAAAAGTGATGCTAACCCAATCCGTATTAGCAGAAAAATATTGGATCGCGAGATCCCACGTGAACAAGTAATCAAACTTCTCGAAACTGGGAAAACTGATCTTCTCGACAAGTTTTGGTCAAAACGCACAAAGCGGCCTTTTGATGCGTATTTGGTTATTAACGACACTGGGCAAACGAATTTTGAGTTTCCGCCGAGGGCGCCCAAGAAGGCCGCGAAAAAAGTTGCAAAGAAAAAGACCGCTCCGAAAACCTAA
- a CDS encoding sigma-70 family RNA polymerase sigma factor, with product MSDKESTQVNDLVARAQNGDQAAFGELVELNHNRVFGQILRMVRNTEDAKDITQLAWIKAWKKIGTFRFESAFSSWIYRVATFTALDAIRKRDSRRETNIDDLEEANIAGDSTSVIAPPEQVSNLDRQEIREQFLKALNRLPEHHKTALILREIDGLTYKEIAARTNCKTGTVMSRIFNARNAIQIYMKEFLS from the coding sequence ATGAGCGACAAGGAGTCCACACAGGTAAACGACTTGGTAGCCCGGGCTCAAAATGGTGATCAAGCGGCATTTGGTGAGCTAGTTGAATTAAATCACAACCGAGTCTTTGGCCAGATACTTCGCATGGTTAGAAATACAGAGGACGCAAAAGACATTACTCAACTCGCATGGATCAAGGCTTGGAAAAAGATTGGAACTTTTCGCTTCGAGTCCGCATTTTCGAGCTGGATCTACCGCGTCGCCACATTCACAGCGCTCGACGCAATCAGGAAGAGAGATTCGAGAAGGGAAACCAACATCGATGATCTTGAAGAAGCGAATATCGCAGGTGATTCAACTTCCGTGATTGCACCCCCCGAACAAGTAAGCAATCTTGACCGCCAAGAAATCAGAGAGCAATTTTTAAAGGCTCTGAACAGACTCCCAGAACATCACAAAACGGCTCTAATACTAAGAGAAATTGACGGACTAACCTACAAAGAGATCGCCGCACGAACCAATTGCAAGACCGGCACCGTTATGTCCCGAATTTTCAATGCCCGCAACGCAATTCAAATTTATATGAAAGAGTTCCTATCATGA